The Paenibacillus sp. FSL H7-0357 nucleotide sequence AAATCGCCATGGGGTATATTCGTCGTTCATTGAAAAACCAACTGGTACAAGGATAACCCAATAAACTAACAAAGTAAGCAATAAGTCAATCATACAGACCATTTCGAAAGAAGGATAATATCCGTTATTCCCAAAAGCCCCTTTACTTCGCCATTCTCTCACTGTTTTTATTACCAAAATCAAAAAGAGAATAACGCCCAGAGCATTGCTTTGTACGGTATAAAACATCAATTTATCGAGTTCAAACTTGCCTTGAAAAGCGCCTAAGGCACCCAATAAACCTGAAAATGTGAAGACTAATGCGAACAATCTAAAAATAAATGCAAATCTGCGGTCATGAATCATGATTCCATACCCCTTTTGTTTTTCTGAAATTCTTCACAGTTCTGTGCATTTGGCCCGCAATTATATTAAGAGCATTATACTGACACAGGTCGAAATGCTGATAAAATAGTTTGAGGGATGTACATCTTTCTTCCAATTGGTTATTGCTCATGTTAGGACCTCCTAACACTAATGAACTATAAATGAGTAATTTCGCTTCCAGAAAACTGTAAAAATCAAAAAAAAATAGAGACAAAGCGCGCTCCTTGTGGTAAAAAGTAGTCACCACAACCCCAATCTACACAAGGAGACACATGTGCTGAAAACTGTTAAAGAGATCAAAGCGAATCGGTTTGAAAAATTCATGGAATCTGATCCACCGATCACCGGCTCAAATGTGGTCACTCTTCACTCAAATGAATAATATATGGTCAAAATATGGTCACGTATGATTCAGAGGGCAAAATCAAAGCCCCTGACCATAAAGGCCAAGGGCTGAAATCCTTGATGTAATGCGGTTCTTAACGTTTCGAGAACTGAGGCGCACGACGTGCAGCCTTGAGGCCGTATTTCTTACGTTCCTTCATACGTGGGTCACGAGTCAGGAAGCCGGCTTTCTTAAGGGCGCCGCGGTATTCAGGGTCCACTTTGAGCAATGCACGGGAGATCCCGTGACGGATTGCTCCAGCTTGACCAGAAATGCCGCCACCATGTGCAAGAACGATTACATCGTAGTTGCCCAGTGTTTCAGTCAGGTTCAAAGGTTGTTTCACGATCATCTTCAATGTTTCCACACCGAAATATTCGTCCATCTCGCGTTTGTTAATGACAATGCGTCCTTCACCCGGTACAAGGCGAACACGTGCTACCGAATGTTTACGACGACCTGTCCCATAGTATTGTACTTGTGCCATGAAACTGTCCTCCTCTATTCTTATCCGCGAAGTTCGTAAACTTCAGGTTTTTGTGCTGCATGTGGATGCTCGGCGCCTGCATAGACTTTCAATCTCAGCTTCATGTGATCCCCTTGACGAGTCTTAGGAATCATACCGTGAACTGCAAATTCGATCATGCGTTCAGGTTTAGTCTTGATCAGGTCTTCTGCAACAGTGACTTTCAAGCCACCTGGGTGCATCGAGTGACGGTAGTATTTCTTGTTTTGCATTTTCTTGCCTGTCAGGTGAATCTTCTCAGCGTTGATAACAATTACGAAATCTCCAGTATCAACATGTGGAGTGAATTGCGGTTTGTGTTTGCCACGGATCAATGCAGCGGCTTCGCTGGCCAAACGACCAAGTGTCTTGCCTTCGGCATCAATAATGTGCCAAGTGCGTTCAACTTCGTTTGGTTTCGCCATATAGGTGGTACGCATGAATGTTTCCTCCTTGTTCTCGTACGAAAATCATCTGTTTCGTATATCTTGTTTCTCATTGGATTACAATTATGTGAGTTAAAAAAAGCTTATTTGTCGGCATCTTCTTGATCGGGGCTGTGGGATAGCCATCAAGAAAACACAACTTTTATATTACAGCATAAACATGACAAGTGCAAGTGATTTTTAAGCTTATTGACTATAATTTTTCTAAAAAAAGTATAGAACGCTCTCGCCTAAATTCCACCCTCGTCATATTCAACACTCCACAGCGCCAAGCCCTTAGATACGGCCGTTGGTCCTGCCGCCGCCCGATCGCATGCGGCTAGGATATCCGCAACCTTATCCGCATGGTATTTGCCCTCACCCACATGAATCAGCGTTCCCATAATAATGCGAACCATATGCTGCAGAAATCCGCTGCCCGTAATATAAGTGTGAATGACACCCTGGTCTACCGAGTCAGGTCGACACATACTGCGGTCAATCTCCATATGAGCCTCAAAGATCGTCCGGACATGGGAAGTCTTCGTGGACTTCCGTGATGCGAACGAGGTGAAGTCATGGGTACCCAGTAAATGTGTAAGACCTTTCTGCATAGCCGGTATATCGAGCTTCACCGGGTGGTGATGCTGCCAGCGCCGCTGAAACGGATCCGGAAACCGGTTGCCATTAATTGTGTACCGATAGGTTTTGCGCTTTGCTCCTCTACGAGAGTGGAACGATAGCGGAACCTCCCTCGCCTCGGTAACCACGATATCTTGCGGCAACCGGGCATTCAGGGCCAGACACCAGCGTTCAAGCGGGATTTGAGAGGAGGTCATGAAGTTAAACGGCTGTCCATAAGCATGCACACCCGCGTCTGTCCGTCCAGAGGCGGTTATCTTGAGCGCCTCGCCCGTCAGATGGAGTATGGCCTGTTCCAGCCGGTCCTGAATCGTATTGCCCTGAGGCTGGGTCTGAAAGCCATCATAATGGGTCCCGTCATAATTGACTTTCATCAATAGATTGCGCATTCCGTTCTCCTGTCAGTCCATACTTGGTTTTCAAAAAAAAAGAGCCCCGGCGGGAGCTCCTTCTACTCTATACAAGGTGATTCCCGCGGTTAGTTGTACGGCAGGGCCTTATCGCCCCTGCAGCACAATAACGTTTAATACTTTCCTACCCATGCTCCGAGGATCATGGGGGAAAGGGATAATTCCGGAAATCATTACTTGCGTTACTACGCGCGGTCTACCAGTTCAAGATAAACCATAGGCGCAGCATCGCCACGGCGAGGTCCCAGCTTCAGGATACGAGTGTATCCGCCTGGACGCTCTGTGTAACGAGGAGCAATATCAGAGAACAGTTTTTGGATTGCATCTTGTTCACCGTCAACAGTTTCACGACGGACAAATGCAGCTACTTGACGACGAGCATGAAGATCGCCCTTTTTCGCTTTAGTGATCAGTTTCTCAGCGATGGAACGAACTTCCTTCGCTTTGGCTTCCGTTGTCTGGATGCGCTCGTAAAGGAACAGATCCGTTACCATGTCGCGGAACAACGCTTTACGCGCACTGGAATCACGGCCCAATTTTTGGTATGCCATTTGTTTTCCCTCCTTCACTCAAGTACTCAAGCAATCTGTTAACTATTCTTCTGTGCGGAGACCCAAACCAAGTTCCTCGAGCTTCTCTTGAACTTCTTCCAAAGATTTGCGGCCCAAGTTACGAACCTTCATCATATCTTCTTCAGTTTTCGTAGTCAGCTCTTGTACGGTATTAATACCGGCACGTTTGAGGCAGTTGTAGGAACGGACAGAAAGATCAAGTTCTTCGATTGTCATCTCAAGCACTTTTTCTTTTTTGTCTTCTTCTTTTTCAACCATAATTTCGGCGTCTTTCGCTTCGTCCGTAAGTCCTACGAACAATACGAGGTGCTCGTTCAAAATTTTGGCTCCGAGGCTTACAGCCTCTTCCGGTCTGATACTGCCATCTGTCCAAATTTCCAGCGTCAACTTGTCATAGTTCGTCACTTGACCGACACGAGTGTTATCAATGCCGTAATTCACGCGGGAAATAGGAGTGTAGATGGAGTCAACCGGAATAACACCGATTGGCTGGTCGTCGCGTTTGTTCCGGTCTGCTTGGACATAGCCGCGACCACGGCCTGCAAAAATACGCATGTGAAGTCTCGCGCCAGGTCCCAGCGTTGCAATATGAAGATCCGGATTGAGGATCTCAACATCGCTATCCGCACGGATATCACCTGCGGTAACGATGCCTTCACCCTCAGCATCAATCTCGAACACTTTCTCTTCATCTGAATGGATCTTCAGAGAAAGAGCTTTAAGGTTCAGAATGATTTCCGTCACATCTTCCATTACGCCAGGAACGGTCGAGAACTCATGCAAAACGCCGTCAATTTGGACCGATGTTACTGCGGCTCCCGGAAGGGAGGAAAGCAGAATCCGGCGAAGCGAGTTCCCCAGAGTCGTGCCATATCCACGTTCCAGCGGTTCAACTACGAATTTCCCATAGGTTCCTTCATCATTGGCTTCTACGGTCTCAATCTTCGGCTTTTCGATTTCTATCACGAGTGTACCCCTCCTTCAAACGTCGCTCCTATATGAAACTGTCACCCCATCAGGTGCATCATGTAGTATGCCTAAACACCTATTATTAGCAGATGCGTCAGAATTATACCACAATCACAATTCTGATTTCACTATACGCGACGACGTTTCGGCGGACGGCATCCATTGTGAGGAACCGGAGTTACGTCTTTAATGAGGTTTACTTCAAGCCCTGCGGCTTGAAGGGAACGGATGGCTGCTTCGCGGCCCGCGCCCGGTCCTTTAACCATAACTTCAACGGACTTCATGCCGTGTTCCATCGCTGCTTTAGCAGCAGTTTCGGCTGCCATCTGCGCTGCAAATGGAGTCGATTTACGGGAACCTTTGAATCCTTGACCGCCGGAGCTAGCCCAGGAAATTGCATTTCCGTGAGGATCCGTGATCGTAACGATAGTGTTGTTGAACGTGGAACGAATATGTGCCACGCCGCTCTCGATATTCTTCCGGTCGCGACGTTTGGTACGTACGACTTTTTTCGGTTTAGCCATTGTCTCTTATCCCCCCTTATTATTTCTTTTTGTTTGCTACCGTACGACGCGGGCCTTTCCGGGTACGGGCATTCGTTTTAGTGCGTTGACCGCGAACAGGCAATCCACGACGGTGGCGAACACCGCGGTAACAGCCGATCTCAGTAAGACGCTTAATATTCAAGGAAATTTCACGACGCAGGTCACCTTCAACCTTAACTGACTTGTCGATCATTTCACGCAGTTTGCTGACTTCATCTTCCGTCAAATCACGGACACGTGTGTTAACGTCAATGCCTGTTTCATTAAGAATTTTCTGGGAAGTCGTTTTACCGATTCCGAAAATATAAGTCAAGGCGATCTCAACGCGTTTATCACGTGGCAAATCCACTCCAGCTATACGAGCCATTTTACGCTACACCCCCTTCTTAACCTTGTTTTTGTTTGTGTTTCGGATTTTCGCAAATTACCATAACAGTCCCTTTGCGGCGGATGACTTTGCATTTCTCGCAAATGGGCTTCACAGAAGGTCTTACCTTCATGTTAATTACCTCCTCAAAGTTTTGCGAAGCAAAACTTTTGTTGTAGTTCCCATCTATTTACGGTAAGTTATACGACCTTTAGATAAATCGTAAGGCGATAACTGCACGACCACTTTGTCTCCGGTTAGGATACGGATAAAGTGCATCCGCAATTTCCCGGACACATGGGCAAGTATTTGATGACCGTTCTCAAGCTCAACCTTAAACGTTGCATTCGGCAACGGCTCAATGACCGTACCTTCGACTTCAATGACATCTTCTTTAGCCACAGTTAGTCTCCTTTCTCATCTGCACTTATTCCAGCAGGTCCGCCATACTTCATCACTGCAAAACGCAGCTTTCCGTTGGTAACCCGGCCGGTTTCTTCCAAACTGTTCACAACCTCACTGCTGATAAAGGGTATGAGCTCCAGATGTTGAATGTTCTTCTTCTTCGGCCCATCAAACTTCCGTTTGTCCCCATCGGCAATATATACAAATCTGCTATCCACAACTGCGATAACAACGGCAGCCTCTCCGGCATCTTTGCCTTTGAGAATTCTCACCAATTGACCAATCTGCGGGCTGCTCTGAGTATTCATCAAGATCACCTACACATTCAGTTTCGTGAAAATTTCCATGCCGTCCGGTGTAACTGCTACTGTATGCTCGAAGTGAGCACACAATGAACCGTCTACCGTAACGACCGTCCAGTTATCTTCCAGCGTTCTGACATATCTGTCCCCTACGTTCACCATCGGCTCAATCGCGAGTACCATACCCGGTTTCAGACGTGGTCCGCGGTCCGCTATGCCATAGTTCGGAATTTGCGGTTCTTCATGCAGTTTTGCCCCGATGCCGTGACCCACATACTCTCTTACGACGGAGAATCCGGCGTCTTCAATAGTTTGCTGGATCGCATGGGAGATTGTAAACAAGCGCACATCCGGTTTGACTAACGCCAGTCCTGCGTACAAGGAGCCTTCCGTGACGTCCAGCAAGCGCTGAGCTTCATCAGAAATGCTGCCCACTCCGTAGGTCCAAGCGGAATCACCGTGATAACCGCGGTACTCTGCACCGATATCAAGCGTTATTATATCGCCTTCCATCAATTTGCGTTTACCCGGAAATCCATGCACCAATTGTTCGTTGACTGAAGCGCAAATGCTGGCAGGAAAACCGTTGTAACCTTTGAAAGACGGCACAGCACCTTGACTGCGAATGTATTGATCGGCGATTCTGTCGAGCTCTCCGGTTGTGATGCCAGGCTGGATAGCCTCAGCGATCAACCGGTGACTCTCGGCAACAATTCGACCAGCTTCCCTCATAAAGGCAAGTTCCTGCTCGGATTTACAAATGATCATTACATTAACCTCGCAACAAAGATACGATTTCGGAAGTAACGACATTGATTTCGTTTTCTCCGTTTACCTGACGCAAAAGACCTTTATTCTCATAAAACGCAAGCAGCGGTGCTGTCTTGTTATCATACTCATCCAGACGCTTGCCTACGCTCTCTTCGTTGTCATCCGGACGTTGATACAACTCACCGCCATCAATGTCGCAAATGCCTTCTTGCTTCGGCGGGTTGAAAATTAAATGGTAGGATGCTCCGCAAACTCTGCAGATTCTACGTCCCGTAAGACGCGCCATCAGCAGTCCACGGTCTACATTCAAGTTGATTACATGATCCAATGAAATATTGAGGCGGCTTAAGATATCTTCCAGCGCTTCCGCTTGCGAAAGGGTTCTTGGAAAGCCATCCAATAAGAAACCTTTTTCGCAATCGGACTGCTGAAGCCGTTCTTCAACGATCCCAATAGTCACATCATCAGGTACAAGCAAGCCTTGTTCGGTGTAAGATTTGGCCTTCAGTCCAACCGGAGTCCCCTGCTTGATTGCCAAGCGGAAGGCGTCACCTGTCGAAATATGCGGAATGCCAAGCTCTTTAACGATAACTGCTGCTTGTGTCCCCTTGCCTGCCCCAGGAGGGCCCATGAATAGAATGTTCACGATTTCTCTCTCCCCCCAAAAGTTCGCCACCAAGCAAGAAACAGCACAATAGGTGCCGGGAAGTCTGTAAATCTCATGCTTCGCCGGAACCTATCCACTATTTATTGATGAAGCCTTTGTAATGGCGTTTGATCAATTGGCTCTCGATCTGCTTCATGGTATCCAATGCTACACCGATAACGATCAGGATGGATGTACCACCAATCTGAACCGAATCAGGTAGAC carries:
- the rpsI gene encoding 30S ribosomal protein S9, whose amino-acid sequence is MAQVQYYGTGRRKHSVARVRLVPGEGRIVINKREMDEYFGVETLKMIVKQPLNLTETLGNYDVIVLAHGGGISGQAGAIRHGISRALLKVDPEYRGALKKAGFLTRDPRMKERKKYGLKAARRAPQFSKR
- the rplM gene encoding 50S ribosomal protein L13 encodes the protein MRTTYMAKPNEVERTWHIIDAEGKTLGRLASEAAALIRGKHKPQFTPHVDTGDFVIVINAEKIHLTGKKMQNKKYYRHSMHPGGLKVTVAEDLIKTKPERMIEFAVHGMIPKTRQGDHMKLRLKVYAGAEHPHAAQKPEVYELRG
- the truA gene encoding tRNA pseudouridine(38-40) synthase TruA, with protein sequence MRNLLMKVNYDGTHYDGFQTQPQGNTIQDRLEQAILHLTGEALKITASGRTDAGVHAYGQPFNFMTSSQIPLERWCLALNARLPQDIVVTEAREVPLSFHSRRGAKRKTYRYTINGNRFPDPFQRRWQHHHPVKLDIPAMQKGLTHLLGTHDFTSFASRKSTKTSHVRTIFEAHMEIDRSMCRPDSVDQGVIHTYITGSGFLQHMVRIIMGTLIHVGEGKYHADKVADILAACDRAAAGPTAVSKGLALWSVEYDEGGI
- the rplQ gene encoding 50S ribosomal protein L17 codes for the protein MAYQKLGRDSSARKALFRDMVTDLFLYERIQTTEAKAKEVRSIAEKLITKAKKGDLHARRQVAAFVRRETVDGEQDAIQKLFSDIAPRYTERPGGYTRILKLGPRRGDAAPMVYLELVDRA
- a CDS encoding DNA-directed RNA polymerase subunit alpha — translated: MIEIEKPKIETVEANDEGTYGKFVVEPLERGYGTTLGNSLRRILLSSLPGAAVTSVQIDGVLHEFSTVPGVMEDVTEIILNLKALSLKIHSDEEKVFEIDAEGEGIVTAGDIRADSDVEILNPDLHIATLGPGARLHMRIFAGRGRGYVQADRNKRDDQPIGVIPVDSIYTPISRVNYGIDNTRVGQVTNYDKLTLEIWTDGSIRPEEAVSLGAKILNEHLVLFVGLTDEAKDAEIMVEKEEDKKEKVLEMTIEELDLSVRSYNCLKRAGINTVQELTTKTEEDMMKVRNLGRKSLEEVQEKLEELGLGLRTEE
- the rpsK gene encoding 30S ribosomal protein S11 codes for the protein MAKPKKVVRTKRRDRKNIESGVAHIRSTFNNTIVTITDPHGNAISWASSGGQGFKGSRKSTPFAAQMAAETAAKAAMEHGMKSVEVMVKGPGAGREAAIRSLQAAGLEVNLIKDVTPVPHNGCRPPKRRRV
- the rpsM gene encoding 30S ribosomal protein S13; the encoded protein is MARIAGVDLPRDKRVEIALTYIFGIGKTTSQKILNETGIDVNTRVRDLTEDEVSKLREMIDKSVKVEGDLRREISLNIKRLTEIGCYRGVRHRRGLPVRGQRTKTNARTRKGPRRTVANKKK
- the rpmJ gene encoding 50S ribosomal protein L36 produces the protein MKVRPSVKPICEKCKVIRRKGTVMVICENPKHKQKQG
- the infA gene encoding translation initiation factor IF-1, with the translated sequence MAKEDVIEVEGTVIEPLPNATFKVELENGHQILAHVSGKLRMHFIRILTGDKVVVQLSPYDLSKGRITYRK
- a CDS encoding KOW domain-containing RNA-binding protein, which gives rise to MNTQSSPQIGQLVRILKGKDAGEAAVVIAVVDSRFVYIADGDKRKFDGPKKKNIQHLELIPFISSEVVNSLEETGRVTNGKLRFAVMKYGGPAGISADEKGD
- the map gene encoding type I methionyl aminopeptidase gives rise to the protein MIICKSEQELAFMREAGRIVAESHRLIAEAIQPGITTGELDRIADQYIRSQGAVPSFKGYNGFPASICASVNEQLVHGFPGKRKLMEGDIITLDIGAEYRGYHGDSAWTYGVGSISDEAQRLLDVTEGSLYAGLALVKPDVRLFTISHAIQQTIEDAGFSVVREYVGHGIGAKLHEEPQIPNYGIADRGPRLKPGMVLAIEPMVNVGDRYVRTLEDNWTVVTVDGSLCAHFEHTVAVTPDGMEIFTKLNV
- a CDS encoding adenylate kinase, with amino-acid sequence MNILFMGPPGAGKGTQAAVIVKELGIPHISTGDAFRLAIKQGTPVGLKAKSYTEQGLLVPDDVTIGIVEERLQQSDCEKGFLLDGFPRTLSQAEALEDILSRLNISLDHVINLNVDRGLLMARLTGRRICRVCGASYHLIFNPPKQEGICDIDGGELYQRPDDNEESVGKRLDEYDNKTAPLLAFYENKGLLRQVNGENEINVVTSEIVSLLRG